The proteins below are encoded in one region of Streptomyces roseirectus:
- a CDS encoding endonuclease/exonuclease/phosphatase family protein — MPLPPTIRVLTYNIRSLRDDPQALARIIKAATPDLVLLQEAPRFFRWRKKLARLARAADLVVLTGGGTAAGPAILCSLRTTVERTEDVLLPLTTGNHRRGFATAVVRIGNARLGVLSTHLSLDEEERYDQTATLLDRLAGLGVDHAIAGGDINETPDGRSFRRLAETLQDTWATAPWGTEHTFPATAPDTRIDAIFTTKGIEVLTAGVPRDFPGITENDLRAATDHLPVLATLRIPG, encoded by the coding sequence ATGCCCCTGCCCCCCACCATCCGCGTACTCACCTACAACATCCGCTCCCTCAGGGACGACCCCCAAGCCCTGGCCCGCATCATCAAGGCGGCCACCCCCGACCTGGTCCTCCTCCAGGAAGCCCCCCGCTTCTTCCGCTGGCGCAAGAAACTGGCCCGCCTGGCAAGGGCCGCGGACCTGGTCGTCCTCACCGGCGGCGGCACCGCGGCGGGCCCGGCGATCCTCTGCTCCCTCCGCACGACAGTGGAACGCACGGAGGACGTCCTCCTCCCTCTGACCACCGGCAACCACCGACGCGGCTTCGCGACGGCGGTCGTCCGCATCGGCAACGCCCGCCTGGGAGTCCTCAGCACCCACCTCTCCCTGGACGAGGAGGAGCGCTACGACCAGACGGCCACCCTCCTCGACCGGCTGGCCGGCCTGGGCGTGGACCACGCCATCGCGGGCGGCGACATCAACGAGACCCCGGACGGCCGCTCGTTCAGGCGGCTCGCGGAGACCTTGCAGGACACCTGGGCCACCGCCCCCTGGGGCACCGAGCACACGTTCCCGGCGACCGCCCCGGACACCAGGATCGACGCCATCTTCACGACGAAGGGCATCGAGGTCCTGACCGCCGGCGTCCCCAGGGACTTCCCCGGCATCACGGAGAACGACCTGAGGGCGGCCACGGACCACCTCCCGGTCCTGGCCACCCTCAGAATCCCCGGCTGA
- a CDS encoding alpha/beta hydrolase: MPVLPGAEPFRHEGGEVGVLLCHGFTGSPQSLRPWAKRLAARGLSVSLPLLPGHGTRWEDMALTGWPDWYAELDRELHALRERCTTVFVAGLSMGGALALRLAAKHGAAVTGVVVVNPANKVHGLAAYALPVARHLVRTTPGIASDIAKEGVEELGYDRVPLHCAHSLRNALRKLDGELPRVTQPVLLMRSAQDHVVPSADSARILSRISSLDVREIVLEQSYHVATLDHDADRVVEESVAFIDRLAAGRGVAEEGTTAGG, encoded by the coding sequence GTGCCGGTCCTTCCCGGAGCAGAGCCGTTCCGCCACGAGGGCGGAGAGGTCGGCGTCCTGCTCTGTCACGGCTTCACCGGTTCCCCCCAGTCGCTGCGCCCCTGGGCGAAGCGGCTCGCCGCGCGCGGCCTGTCGGTCTCGCTGCCGCTCCTGCCGGGCCACGGCACGCGCTGGGAGGACATGGCGCTCACGGGCTGGCCCGACTGGTACGCCGAGCTGGACCGCGAGCTGCACGCCCTGCGCGAGCGGTGCACGACGGTGTTCGTAGCGGGCCTGTCCATGGGCGGCGCCCTCGCGCTGCGGCTGGCCGCGAAGCACGGCGCGGCGGTCACCGGCGTGGTCGTCGTCAACCCGGCGAACAAGGTGCACGGCCTCGCCGCGTACGCCCTCCCGGTGGCCCGGCACCTCGTGCGGACGACGCCGGGCATCGCGAGCGACATCGCGAAGGAGGGCGTCGAGGAGCTGGGGTACGACCGGGTGCCGCTGCACTGTGCCCACTCGCTGCGCAACGCGCTGCGGAAGCTGGACGGCGAACTGCCCCGGGTGACACAGCCGGTGCTGCTGATGCGCAGCGCTCAGGACCATGTCGTCCCGTCGGCGGACTCCGCGCGGATCCTGAGCCGGATCTCGTCGTTGGACGTACGCGAGATCGTGTTGGAACAGAGCTACCACGTCGCGACGTTGGACCACGACGCGGACCGCGTCGTCGAGGAGAGCGTCGCGTTCATCGACCGGCTCGCAGCTGGCAGGGGTGTCGCTGAGGAAGGGACGACGGCAGGTGGCTGA